One Thermoanaerobaculia bacterium DNA window includes the following coding sequences:
- a CDS encoding preprotein translocase subunit SecA → MLNIEKLFTKITGTQGERDIKRLRPRIDRINAMEPKIAAMSDDQMRDRIARFRGEVREKLGEMPTSIEREVRFERRARIDEVLDPYAEETFALVREAARRTLGQRHYDVQLIGGFVLHEGKISEMRTGEGKTLVATLPSALNALTGRGVHVVTVNDYLARRDADWMGRVHRFLGLTVGCIQNSLSDAERQVAYGCDITYGTNNEFGFDYLRDNMKFDLASMVQPGYNFAIVDEVDSILIDEARTPLIISGPSDESPDLYYRANRVIPRLTKGTEEQDKDGKKYTTGDYVVDEKTHTAVLTEEGVEKA, encoded by the coding sequence ATGCTCAATATCGAGAAGCTCTTCACCAAAATCACCGGGACGCAGGGCGAGCGCGACATCAAGCGCCTCCGCCCCCGGATCGACCGGATCAACGCGATGGAGCCGAAGATCGCCGCGATGTCCGACGACCAGATGCGCGACCGGATCGCCCGGTTCCGCGGCGAGGTCCGCGAGAAGCTCGGGGAGATGCCCACCAGCATCGAACGCGAAGTCCGCTTCGAGCGGCGGGCCCGGATCGACGAGGTCCTCGATCCGTACGCCGAGGAGACCTTCGCGCTCGTCCGTGAGGCCGCCCGGCGCACGCTCGGGCAGCGGCACTACGACGTTCAGCTGATCGGCGGCTTCGTCCTCCACGAAGGAAAGATCTCCGAGATGCGGACGGGCGAGGGAAAGACGCTCGTCGCGACCCTCCCCTCCGCGCTCAACGCCCTGACCGGCCGCGGCGTCCACGTCGTGACCGTCAACGACTACCTCGCCCGGCGCGACGCGGACTGGATGGGGCGCGTCCACCGCTTCCTCGGACTGACCGTGGGCTGCATCCAGAACTCGCTCTCGGACGCCGAGCGCCAGGTCGCGTACGGATGCGACATCACGTACGGCACGAACAACGAGTTCGGCTTCGATTATCTCCGCGACAACATGAAGTTCGACCTCGCGTCGATGGTGCAGCCCGGCTACAACTTCGCGATCGTCGACGAGGTCGACTCGATCTTGATCGACGAAGCGCGGACGCCGCTCATCATCTCGGGCCCCTCCGACGAATCGCCGGACCTCTACTACCGCGCCAACCGGGTCATTCCGCGGCTCACGAAGGGCACCGAGGAGCAGGACAAGGACGGCAAGAAGTACACGACCGGCGACTACGTCGTCGACGAGAAGACCCACACGGCCGTCCTGACCGAGGAGGGAGTGGAGAAGGCC